In the Syntrophus gentianae genome, TATGTCAGAGACATGGGGAAGGTTCCTTACACCCACATCTCAAAGGAATCATTTCTGATTATTGTGGGCAGAGTCTATGTCGCCACCACCAGCCCACCGGTTGATCAGCAAGATATGTTGTCATTTCAATAACCTGTTTTTACCTTACCGCCGTTGAAATTGATTGTTCCCGCTATCATAAGCCACCGGATAAAGTCAAGTTCTTATTTATAAGGAAGCTTCTCCTCTCATTTCTACTTATCCAGATTGGCAAGGATTCCCTTTTCCCGCCGGTACCACAGATTGGGCATGAGGTGGTACAAAAACCGGGAGACCGGCCCGATATATTCCTTGACTCTCCGGTCGAGCTGGCAGGACTGGATGAGCAGTTCCTGCATCTTCGCCTTGCTCCCGCCTTCATTGAAAATTTGGTAGCCGCATTGAAAAAGCGGGCTGTACATATTTTTCTTTTCCAGATAGCGATGGACATTCTTGATCGTGTTGGGGCCCTCCGGCGTCCCGTCAATCCGGGACAGGACATTCAAATTGGTTTCAATGGGGTTTCCGTTGTACAGCTCATAGAAATATTTCCCATAACGATAGTTCTTGCTGGCGTCGGAAGAGAGGGTCACATACATGTCCCCCACGCCGGCCTGACTGTAGAAGGCTTGGAAATCGCCTCCCAGGAGTTTCGACAGGGATCGTATTTCCACGCCGGAACGGGCGAAGATGGTGCCGGGAAAGGAGTCGCCCAGAGTCAGGGAATCCGCAACCCCCTTGATATTTGCCACAATATTTTTCAGGGAACCGCAGGCTTCGACGCCTACGATATCGAAATTGTAATAGGAATTCAGCTCCCGGCGATTGAACTGGAACAATTCCTCCCGGACAAAGCGGCATATCCGTCTCTTCCCGGCGATCGTCACGCAG is a window encoding:
- a CDS encoding NAD(P)H-dependent glycerol-3-phosphate dehydrogenase, whose product is MLNFNLDASRIAIIGPGRLGTSFAYKFGRDNKKVAIYYHDADVCRAINRDHLNPKHLTEDLARRVGGMDKVPKLSSHVVATNDLERIVEDHDVIMLSVTTNRLPELLSYLEPLIEKKAGDTCIISPIKGLTSDELTKELITPSQLINNHLVRLKHKYQVVCIGGPFFDVDIALGRPVCVTIAGKRRICRFVREELFQFNRRELNSYYNFDIVGVEACGSLKNIVANIKGVADSLTLGDSFPGTIFARSGVEIRSLSKLLGGDFQAFYSQAGVGDMYVTLSSDASKNYRYGKYFYELYNGNPIETNLNVLSRIDGTPEGPNTIKNVHRYLEKKNMYSPLFQCGYQIFNEGGSKAKMQELLIQSCQLDRRVKEYIGPVSRFLYHLMPNLWYRREKGILANLDK